The Streptomyces sp. ALI-76-A nucleotide sequence ACCAAGCCGGACGGCACGGTGGTGCACGGGGACATCAACATGTTCCTGGCGGGAGACCCGGACGCGGGTCAGTTCACCTCGGGTTTCTTCCCGATCATGATGTTCGCGCTGCCGGCGGCGGCGCTGGCGATCACGCACTGCGCGAAGCCGCACCGCCGCAAGGAGGTGGGCGGTTTGATGCTGTCGGTGGCGCTGACGTCGTTCGTCACGGGGATCACGGAACCGATCGAGTACTCGTTCCTGTTCATCGCGCCGCTGCTGTACGTGGTGCACGCGCTGCTGACGGGTGTGTCGATGGCGGTGACGTGGGCGTTCGGGGTGCATGACGGCTTCAGCTTCTCGGCGGGCCTGATCGACTACGTGATCAACTGGAATCTCGCGACGAGGCCGTGGGCGATCATTCCGATCGGTCTGTGCTTCGCTGCCGTCTACTACGTGATCTTCCGTTTCGCGATCACGAGGTTCGATCTGAAGACTCCGGGGCGGGAGCCGGAGGAGGAGGTCGAGGACGTCACGAAGGTGTAGCTCCACGTAGCCTCATCGTCACGGTTTTCGCGGGTTCCTTATCTCTCCTTCATCGTGCTACAACATGGTCTACACCACTGAGTGGTGTAGACCACCACCCGATGGAGGAAGTATGAGCTCCGCCACCGCAACGGCGACCCCCGCCAAGAAGCGGGGATCCGGCCTGTTCCAGGGCCTGCAGAAGGTCGGCCGCAGCCTGCAGCTCCCGATCGCCGTGCTGCCGGCGGCGGGTCTGCTGCTGCGGTTCGGCCAGCCCGACGTGTTCGGCAAGGACGGCCTCGGCTGGGACAAGGTCGCGGCCGTGTTCGCCACCGCCGGTGGCGCGATCTTCGACAACCTGCCGATGCTGTTCTGCATCGGTGTCGCGATCGGCTTCGCCAAGAAGGCCGACGGCTCCACCGCGCTGGCCGCCCTGGTCGGCTTCCTGGTCTACAGCAACGTCCTGAAGGCGTTCCCGGTCACCGAGGCGAAGGTCCAGGCCGGCGCGGACATAGCCGCGACCTACAACAACCCCGGTGTCCTCGGCGGCATCATCATGGGTCTGCTGTCCGCCGTGCTGTGGCAGCGGTTCCACCGCACCCGGCTGGTGGACTGGCTCGGCTTCTTCAACGGCCGCCGCCTGGTGCCGATCATCATGGCGTTCGTCGGCACGATCATGGGTGTCTTCTTCGGGCTGGTCTGGGAGCCGATCGGCGAGGTCATCTCCGACTTCGGCGAGTGGATGACCGGTCTCGGTGCCTTCGGCGCGGGTCTGTTCGGCCTCATCAACCGCGCGCTGATCCCGATCGGCATGCACCAGTTCGTCAACACCGTCTCGTGGTTCCAGATCGGTGACTTCACGGACGCCTCGGGCGCGGTCGTCCACGGCGACCTGAACCGCTTCTTCGCCGGTGACCCGACCGCCGGTCAGTTCATGTCCGGCTTCTTCCCGATCATGATGTTCGGTCTGCCCGCCGCCGCGATCGCGATCGCCCACTGTGCGCGTCCCGAGCGCCGCAAGGCCGTGATGGGCATGATGATCTCGCTGGCGCTGACCTCGTTCGTGACCGGTGTGACCGAGCCGATCGAGTTCGCGTTCATGTTCATCGCCCCGCTGCTGTATGTGATCCACGCGGTGCTCACGGCCATCTCGATGGCGGTCACCTGGGCGCTCGGCGTCCACGCGGGCTTCACCTTCTCCGCGGGCTTCATCGACTACGCGCTGAACTGGAACCTCGCCACCAAACCCTGGCTGATCATCCCGATCGGCCTGGTCTTCGCGGCGATCTACTACTCCGTCTTCCGCTTCGCCATCACCAAGTTCAACCTCCCCACCCCGGGCCGCGAGCCCGAGGAGGAGGTCGAGGACCTCACCAAGGCGTGAGCCTCGCCGTACGGCAGGACGAAGGCCCCGGAACCGACGAGGTTCCGGGGCCTTCGCGCGCGTACGGAAGGCTAGATCTCGTACGACATCCTCGGCACCGCCAGTTCCACCGGGCCGTCGAACACCGCGCGCGCGTCGGTGAGGTTGACCTGCGGGTCGGTCCACGGGGGGATGTGGGTGAGGACCAGGCGGCGGGCGCCTGCCCGGGCCGCCGTCTCACCCGCCTCGCGGCCGTTGAGGTGCAGGTCGGGGATGCTCTCCTTGCCGTGCGTGAAGGCGGCCTCGCACAGGAACAGGTCGGCGTCGCGGGCGAGTTCGTCCAGGGCGGGGGTGACGCCCGTGTCGCCGGAGTACGTGACGGTCTTCCCGCCGTGCTCGACGCGGATGCCGTACGCCTCGACCGGGTGGGCCACCCGTTCGGTGTGGACCGTGAACGGACCGAGGTCGAAGGTGGACGGCTTGACCGTGTGGAAGTCGAAGACCTCGCTCATGGAGGAGGCGGTGGGGGTGTCCGCGTAGGCCGTGGTGAGACGGTGTTCCGTGCCCTCGGGTCCGTAGACGGGGATCGGGTCGCAGCGGCCGCCGTCGTGACGGTAGTAGCGCGCGACGAAGTACGCGCACATGTCGATGCAGTGGTCGGCGTGCAGATGGCTGAGGAAGATCGCGTCGAGGTCGTAGAGACCGCAGTGGCGCTGCAACTCGCCCAGGGCACCGTTGCCCATGTCGAGGAGCAGCCGGAAGCCGTCGGCCTCTAGGAGGTAGCTCGAACAGGCCGATTCCGCGGACGGGAACGACCCCGAGCAGCCGACGACGGTGAGCTTCATGAAGCAGAAACCTCCGCTGGCGGGAAATCCGGAAGATCGGTAACAGGGCGTCGGGCGGGTCGTGCGGTCCGTCGAGCGTAAGGCGCGAAACCCATGGTCGCTCCTCCGCCAAGGGCTGTTGTGGGCGAACTCACCTGTGGTGTCACCGGTTCGGCTGGACCCGGGGCGCATGGGACTAGCGAGGGGGCGCGCGGTGGTCATCGCGCGCCGGTAACGTCGTGCGTATGGACACGTCCTGGTGGCTCGCGCTCGTCGCGGTCGTACTGCTCGCGCTGGTCGCCGTGCTCGTCGACGGCTGGGGGCGGGGGCATCGGCCCGCGGGCCGTCGGAGCCGGCCGCCGGGGCGTCCGGAGGAGACCGGCGGGCGGCCGCGGCCGGCGGAGATCTGGTGGGCGAACGTCCCGTACGAGGACGGGCCCGGCGGCAAGGACCGCCCGTGTCTGGTGCTGGTGGTGCACGGGGACCGGGCGACCGTCGCGAAGATCACCAGCAAGTACCACGACGAGCGGGCCGGGGTGATCCCGCTGCCGCCGGGGTCGGTGGGCGACACGCGCGGCCGGGCGAGCTTCCTGGAGACGGACGAGCTGCGCCAGGTGCCGGTGCGGGAGTTCCGGCGCCGGGCCGGGGTGGTGGACCCGGCCCTGTGGGACCGGGTCCGCCACCTGGCCGGCTAGGAGGGCCGGGGCAGGGGGACGCCGGCTCCGTCGTGGCGCCGGCCCGCTCCCCCACTGCCTCAAGGGCGTGGGAGCCGCCCCCACTCGCCGTACCGGCCGAAGGCCCCCGTACGTCCGGTACCAGGACTTCCGGCCGGTACGTCGGGAGCACGCGCCGGACGGCGCTCCCTGACGGGCCGACGTCGCCTGCCTCGGCGCTGATGCCGCTCGTGCGGAGTGCCCCGGGGCCGCGCGGGGGCTATGCCCAGAGCTGGCCCTGGAGCGTCTCGATGGCCTCTTCGGTCGTGGCCGCCGTGTAGACGCCGGTCGAGAGGTACTTCCAGCCGCCGTCGGCGACGACGAACACGATGTCCGCGCTCTCGCCCGCCTTCACGGCCTTGTTGCCGACGCCGATCGCGGCGTGCAGGGCGGCGCCGGTGGAGACGCCCGCGAAGATGCCCTCCTGCTGGAGGAGTTCGCGGGTGCGGGTGACCGCGTCGGCGGACCCGACCGAGAAGCGGGTGGTGAGGACGGAGGCGTCGTACAGCTCCG carries:
- a CDS encoding PTS transporter subunit EIIC, whose protein sequence is MSSATATATPAKKRGSGLFQGLQKVGRSLQLPIAVLPAAGLLLRFGQPDVFGKDGLGWDKVAAVFATAGGAIFDNLPMLFCIGVAIGFAKKADGSTALAALVGFLVYSNVLKAFPVTEAKVQAGADIAATYNNPGVLGGIIMGLLSAVLWQRFHRTRLVDWLGFFNGRRLVPIIMAFVGTIMGVFFGLVWEPIGEVISDFGEWMTGLGAFGAGLFGLINRALIPIGMHQFVNTVSWFQIGDFTDASGAVVHGDLNRFFAGDPTAGQFMSGFFPIMMFGLPAAAIAIAHCARPERRKAVMGMMISLALTSFVTGVTEPIEFAFMFIAPLLYVIHAVLTAISMAVTWALGVHAGFTFSAGFIDYALNWNLATKPWLIIPIGLVFAAIYYSVFRFAITKFNLPTPGREPEEEVEDLTKA
- a CDS encoding MBL fold metallo-hydrolase, coding for MKLTVVGCSGSFPSAESACSSYLLEADGFRLLLDMGNGALGELQRHCGLYDLDAIFLSHLHADHCIDMCAYFVARYYRHDGGRCDPIPVYGPEGTEHRLTTAYADTPTASSMSEVFDFHTVKPSTFDLGPFTVHTERVAHPVEAYGIRVEHGGKTVTYSGDTGVTPALDELARDADLFLCEAAFTHGKESIPDLHLNGREAGETAARAGARRLVLTHIPPWTDPQVNLTDARAVFDGPVELAVPRMSYEI
- a CDS encoding type II toxin-antitoxin system PemK/MazF family toxin, translating into MDTSWWLALVAVVLLALVAVLVDGWGRGHRPAGRRSRPPGRPEETGGRPRPAEIWWANVPYEDGPGGKDRPCLVLVVHGDRATVAKITSKYHDERAGVIPLPPGSVGDTRGRASFLETDELRQVPVREFRRRAGVVDPALWDRVRHLAG